Proteins encoded by one window of Puntigrus tetrazona isolate hp1 chromosome 17, ASM1883169v1, whole genome shotgun sequence:
- the si:ch211-168d23.3 gene encoding BRD4-interacting chromatin-remodeling complex-associated protein isoform X5, with the protein MILNVRWHAIHDVHPTTIHARCKHSVEMEDEDGTCLFDVLCDPQALNDFLHGTNELPSGDLLINSSSGEPSLFTDTPSPASLLADDASSQDTPVSGCVDLSFLDEALLASPGSSLGSGDPEVQEDPNVQLVEQQKESVEICDILQQSLQEADITEDTLALEAGLAQTVETLQFGLSGTSIPLPSTPYFSKPLTLPGLSSLPKDTQTAVEPPQPSLLAVGPGCPSLKPPGTQLMSLLPGNVFPAPPLEASFSINSAQSTSMIFQKTLPTRQMLTSTIRTISPSGVMLQKNPLPIQPKLPVSIQPRLVQISPRPSGQKPLPGFAFISTNMSQSVFLPPSAGSKQSLQAQPAPGVNKPVSLNLVGQGGPIVIQPQNPFQGQRHFFLPSQTPATLSQSTGIPRCILSTPSNQVSNKPNVDSSHIVTVRPRQINFGPIFTSPTGQLTLKQGALLSGSLPIRSTPPTAFQTPTQLARTYAPQVQGQHAIVQNTVGNQITLINNANMLIPDITAIPVENGQSMIQSQPLVPQAQSAQKSGPDGNACFTQNSVLLFSERTTEDKQEKVNKLFQESRLLPPASVEAPVAEIHPPPSPVSTLLQSSPDISCTPETVLSLSPQVITQTGEQHFTEGDHNPLNNNQASVHPPQQYPQKPSASQDFLAATLLVQMDNHISAAVGEAEDSLTSLTASETFSSLCESEEILMPAYHGLEHTDILLQSSIGQCSVKTTDSLKSSTTSVSAEQNSSVLIALGADPKCPEGPVMSKSPSSSSEKLFMYPEHLSQSHVLTELGRTSESTCHEYKTQYSEHDRELTAPRNNGIISLNQTELQEKVHLGPRLLAQDKESYSALQKTPTASVDPKEENLRLTKKQHRFKQQMFLDHSAVLNPNTSAPFVSVEDALRHLLPYHTCARTLPNQADFISVDKQFECVSVVLFKRIKDMLNKYRKLLLTESQQESPSAEMVMLERLFLQSERVSLAEDRRKARRDPAESFLMSRVKNSSQHSQVSSVQTGLVSCPPSPPSWTLQSDRPPGLKTYRSSSKGAIRLTIKQESGSRKVIHNSCDASHVISGFKRNYSGQLTKGGTMQGKGESLKPHLSSVAEDKNAQRPDQLNKMKLHIDTEAIGTGSKSQNLFDSVATQDCVGPRVQGSLPEQCTPMLKRNKLASSTAESPSLTALVEDGELSEHLQSALDSILELQRLQGSVAGVKPNIQQPCALDQTVSSILEGQL; encoded by the exons ATGATACTGAACGTGCGATGGCATGCGATTCATGATGTGCATCCGACCACAATCCATGCCAGGTGTAAACATTCGG TTGAAATGGAGGATGAAGATGGTACttgtttatttgatgttttgtg TGACCCTCAAGCTCTGAATGATTTTCTTCATGGGACAAATGAG CTGCCAAGTGGAGACTTACTCATTAATTCATCCTCCGGAGAGCCGTCACTCTTCACAGACACTCCA AGCCCTGCGTCTCTGTTAGCAGATGATGCTAGTTCTCAGGACACTCCTGTGTCTGGGTGTGTGGATCTTTCCTTTCTGGATGAGGCACTGCTGGCATCACCAGGATCCTCACTTGGAAGTGGAGATCCCGAGGTGCAAGAAGATCCCAATGTCCAACTAGTGGAACAACAAAAAGAGTCAGTCGAGATCTGTGACATTCTCCAGCAGAGTCTCCAGGAGGCTGACATCACTGAGGATACTCTTGCATTAGAGGCAGGACTTGCCCAGACAGTAGAAACTCTCCAGTTTGGTTTGTCTGGCACATCTATTCCTTTGCCTTCAACACCATATTTCTCCAAACCATTGACCCTTCCTGGCTTGAGCTCTTTACCAAAGGACACCCAAACAGCAGTGGAGCCTCCTCAGCCATCTTTATTAGCTGTTGGCCCAGGCTGCCCCTCACTCAAACCTCCAGGAACACAGTTAATGAGTCTACTTCCTGGGAATGTCTTCCCTGCCCCTCCACTCGAGGCATCCTTTTCTATTAATTCAGCACAAAGCACCAGCATGATTTTCCAAAAGACCCTACCAACCCGCCAGATGTTGACTTCCACCATTAGAACAATTAGCCCATCAGGGGTCATGTTACAAAAGAACCCTCTACCTATTCAGCCTAAGTTACCAGTTAGCATCCAGCCCAGGCTCGTGCAGATCAGTCCCAGGCCATCAGGACAGAAACCATTACCAGGATTTGCCTTCATCTCAACAAATATGTCACAGAGTGTCTTTTTACCCCCTTCTGCTGGCTCAAAGCAGTCCTTACAAGCACAGCCCGCACCAGGTGTAAACAAACCTGTTAGCTTGAATCTGGTTGGTCAGGGAGGCCCCATTGTCATTCAGCCCCAGAATCCTTTTCAGGGTCAGAGACATTTCTTTCTGCCAAGCCAAACACCTGCAACTTTGTCCCAGTCTACCGGCATCCCAAGGTGTATTCTTAGTACACCAAGCAATCAGGTGTCTAACAAACCCAATGTTGACAGTTCTCACATTGTGACTGTACGGCCAAGGCAAATCAACTTCGGTCCTATTTTCACCTCCCCAACTGGACAGCTCACCCTCAAACAAGGGGCTCTTCTGTCAGGGTCCTTACCGATTCGGTCAACACCTCCTACAGCCTTCCAGACGCCAACACAACTAGCACGAACATATGCACCTCAAGTGCAGGGGCAGCATGCAATTGTTCAAAACACAGTTGGAAACCAGATCACATTGATTAATAATGCCAATATGCTTATTCCTGATATAACCGCTATACCAGTAGAAAATGGCCAGTCTATGATACAAAGTCAGCCTTTGGTGCCTCAAGCCCAAAGTGCTCAAAAAAGTGGACCTGATGGAAATGCGTGTTTTACCCAGAATTCAGTGCTTCTCTTCTCAGAGAGAACAACAGAGGATAAACAGGAGAAAGTCAACAAACTGTTTCAA GAGAGCAGATTGCTTCCTCCAGCTTCAGTTGAAGCACCCGTTGCAGAGATTCATCCTCCGCCCTCTCCAGTATCAACTTTACTACAGTCATCACCAGATATTAGTTGTACCCCTGAGACAGTGTTGTCATTATCTCCCCAGGTGATTACCCAGACAGGAGAGCAACATTTTACTGAAGGAGATCATAACCCTTTGAATAACAATCAGGCCTCAGTGCATCCTCCACAACag TATCCTCAAAAACCCTCAGCCAGCCAAGATTTCTTAGCAGCAACTCTGCTTGTGCAAATGGACAACCATATCTCTGCTGCTGTAGGTGAAGCTGAGGACTCGCTCACATCCTTGACTGCATCTGAGACTTTCTCTTCATTGTGCGAGAGTGAAGAGATTCTTATGCCAGCATACCATGGTTTAGAGCACACAGATATTCTACTGCAGTCTTCTATTGGTCAGTGCTCTGTCAAGACCACAGACTCCCTGAAGAGCTCAACAACTTCAGTCTCAGCTGAGCAGAATTCCTCTGTGTTGATTGCTCTTGGTGCTGACCCCAAATGTCCAGAGGGTCCAGTAATGAGTAAGAGCCCTTCTTCCTCCTCTGAGAAGTTGTTTATGTATCCGGAGCACTTGAGCCAAAGTCATGTGTTAACTGAGCTAGGCAGAACCTCAGAGTCAACCTGCCATGAATACAAAACGCAATACAGTGAACATGACAgag AGCTCACAGCCCCTAGGAACAATGGGATAATCTCTTTGAATCAGACTGAACTACAGGAGAAGGTACATCTGGGGCCCAGGCTGCTTGCCCAGGACAAGGAAAGCTACTCAGCACTTCAGAAG ACTCCCACTGCAAGTGTGGATCCAAAAGAGGAGAATCTGAGACTAACAAAGAAGCAACACAg GTTCAAACAGCAGATGTTTTTGGACCACAGTGCTGTTCTCAACCCAAACACTTCGGCTCCATTTGTTTCAGTGGAGGATGCTTTGAGACATTTGTTGCCATACCATACTTGTGCTAGAACTCTTCCCAACCaggctgattttatttcag TGGACAAGCAGTTTGAGTGCGTTTCAGTCGTTCTGTTTAAACGAATCAAAGACATGCTGAACAAGTACAGGAAACTACTTCTCACTGAATCCCAG cagGAGAGCCCATCAGCAGAGATGGTGATGCTAGAGCGTTTATTTCTCCAGTCAGAGAGAGTCTCACTGGCCGAGGACAGACGCAAAGCCAGAAGAGATCCAG CAGAGTCCTTCCTCATGTCCCGGGTGAAGAACTCATCTCAGCACAGCCAGGTATCATCGGTCCAGACTGGCCTTGTCAGTTGTCCTCCATCTCCACCATCATGGACTCTGCAATCTGACAGACCTCCTGGTCTCAAGACATATCGCTCTAGCAGCAAAGGAGCAATACGCCTCACTATCAAACAAGAGTCAGGATCCCGCAAAGTTATCCACAACTCATGTGATGCCTCACATGTGATCTCTGGGTTTAAACGAAACTACAGCGGGCAGTTAACAAAGGGAGGAACCATGCAGGGGAAAGGTGAATCTCTCAAGCCTCATTTGTCAAGTGTTGCAGAGGACAAAAATGCTCAGAGGCCAGATCAGCTAAACAAGATGAAATTGCACATTGACACGGAGGCAATTGGGACAGGTAGTAAATCGCAGAACCTGTTTGATTCTGTGGCCACTCAAGACTGTGTAGGCCCAAGGGTGCAAGGCTCACTTCCAGAGCAGTGCACTCCGATGCTTAAAAGGAACAAGCTGGCTTCTTCGACAGCAGAGTCTCCCAGTTTGACGGCATTAGTGGAAGATGGGGAACTGAGTGAACACCTGCAAAGTGCTTTAGACAGCATCCTGGAGCTGCAAAGGCTGCAGGGATCTGTAGCAGGGGTTAAACCCAACATCCAACAGCCTTGTGCACTGGATCAGACCGTCAGCAGTATACTGGAAGGACAACTATAA